From the Musa acuminata AAA Group cultivar baxijiao chromosome BXJ1-2, Cavendish_Baxijiao_AAA, whole genome shotgun sequence genome, one window contains:
- the LOC135605952 gene encoding uncharacterized protein LOC135605952 isoform X1, with the protein MPRNMSRTLARQPVIFVRHRHYRSLIACRRRQRAMAAHPRRYSCETAAETLQWMNAIADFIRPYKPLLDAHVVNFFKDRLWELVDDQWMDCLRKESVEALLKLPSGSAQEYWPDSLKQFLCNLRFLVLPRERELMHQMLPNLHVASLGTVLAQGMNLKKKHEVEILAAVVSWIAHDSGAETIIDVGSGQGYLAQALSFQYQHPVIAIDASLHHANVTNARAERIKKHYAAKNSASPHLKVPRTITCNILSSEALTDLSITSLCEDNTEESTGRGNKSEFGDSESSKPSVAKAINLYNKQQHSSAFFVLAGLHACGDLSVNMLRSFVGCEHVRALIGIGCCYNLLSEDCLEKTDNSCGFPISNAAKLSSLVLGKNARDLACQSAERWRILTADAALQNFDVHALRAAFQLVLDKYFPEILVSSPSIGRQGKALRRQQCRRLRESELCCKDDRCSFFEVSGKLSYSNAKGCQEFDVEGSNNYLLFKEFCKSGLTRLGCMFSEDIDLLEIWKEAQPYTEFIGPFWALRAALGPLVESYILLHRLLFLQEQGNSVEAFLFPIFDPTLSPRNIAVIARRK; encoded by the exons ATGCCACGTAACATGAGCCGAACGCTTGCTCGGCAGCCCGTTATATTTGTTCGGCATCGCCACTACCGCTCGCTCATTGCTTGCAGACGGCGGCAGAGGGCGATGGCCGCACACCCTCGCCGCTATTCTTGCGAGACCGCGGCTGAAACCCTACAATGGATGAACGCCATCGCTGATTTCATCCGCCCCTACAAGCCCCTCCTCGACGCCCACGTCGTCAATTTCTTCAAG GATAGGTTGTGGGAGTTGGTGGACGACCAGTGGATGGATTGCCTCCGGAAAGAATCTGTGGAGGCTCTCTTGAAGTTGCCGTCTGGTTCTGCTCAG GAATACTGGCCCGATTCACTTAAACAATTTCTGTGCAACTTAAGGTTCCTCGTCCTTCCGCGGGAGCGAGAATTGATGCACCAG ATGTTACCTAATTTGCATGTAGCTTCACTGGGTACTGTTCTTGCTCAAGGCATGAATTTGAAGAAAAAGCATGAA GTGGAGATACTTGCTGCAGTTGTCAGTTGGATTGCGCATGATTCTGGAGCAGAAACAATTATTGATGTTGGTTCTGGTCAG GGTTATCTTGCTCAAGCGCTATCGTTTCAATATCAACATCCTGTCATAGCAATTGATGCTTCTTTGCACCATGCAAATGTTACAAATGCCCGGGCAGAGAGAATTAAAAAGCATTATGCAGCTAAAAA TTCAGCAAGCCCACATCTCAAAGTGCCTCGGACCATCACTTGCAATATTCTCTCAAGTGAAGCACTAACAGATTTAAGTATCACTTCTTTATGTGAGGACAATACTGAAGAATCAACGGGACGTGGTAATAAATCTGAATTTGGTGACTCTGAAAGTTCAAAGCCAAGCGTTGCTAAAGCaattaatttatataataaacaacAGCACAGTAGTGCCTTTTTCGTTCTTGCCGGACTCCATGCTTGTGGTGACCTCTCAGTGAACATGCTTAG GTCCTTTGTCGGCTGCGAACATGTTAGAGCTTTAATTGGCATTGGTTGTTGTTACAACTTACTTTCTGAAGACTGTTTAGAGAAGACTGACAACTCATGTGGCTTCCCAATCAGTAATGCTGCTAAACTGTCTAGTCTAGTCCTTGGAAAAAATGCGCGTGATCTTGCTTGTCAG AGTGCTGAAAGATGGCGAATTCTTACTGCAGATGCCGCCCTTCAAAATTTTGATGTACATGCCCTTCGTGCTGCCTTTCAACTG GTTTTGGACAAATACTTTCCAGAAATTTTAGTGTCAAGTCCATCAATTGGTCGACAAGGGAAAGCTCTACGACGCCAACAGTGTAGGAGACTTCGAGAATCTGAACTGTGCTGTAAAG ATGACAGGTGTAGCTTTTTTGAAGTATCAGGAAAATTGAGTTACAGTAATGCCAAGGGATGCCAAGAGTTTGATGTTGAGGGATCCAACAATTATTTGCTTTTTAAAGAGTTCTGCAAGTCTGGACTAACTCGCCTTGGGTGTATGTTCTCTGAGGATATTGATCTACTGGAGATATGGAAGGAAGCCCAACCTTATACT GAATTTATAGGTCCTTTTTGGGCTCTCCGTGCAGCTCTAGGGCCACTGGTGGAGAGTTACATTTTGCTTCATAGGTTATTGTTCTTGCAAGAACAAGGAAATTCTGTGGAAGCGTTTTTGTTCCCTATTTTTGATCCTACTTTATCACCTAGAAACATAGCAGTAATTGCTCGAAGAAAGTGA
- the LOC135605958 gene encoding pentatricopeptide repeat-containing protein At4g02750-like — MSSQLRAIGCRGSLVFTQNLKLTQLAKSGRIEEAIGVFRGMTNRNTVTYNSMISAYAKNGRVVEARRLFDQMPYRNLVSWNTMIAGYSHNGCVAEAAELFDRMHKRDVFSWTLMITCYTRNGELEEARRLFDRMPGEKNSVCYNAMISGYAKSSRFEDAIELLDSMPCKDLVSWNSVLSGYTQNGKMGMGSKFFDRMPEKDVVSWNLMVEGFVRVGDLVSAFECFRRIPDPNVISWVTLLNGYCKSGCIVEGRRIFDQMPEKNVVSWNAMLAGYIRCLRVDEASQLFMEMPERNSISWTTMIDGYVRIGKLSEARNLLNMMPFKDVVAQTALINGYVQRMKMDEAHHIFREISTPDVVCWNTMISGYAQCGRMDEALKLFMRMPKKDVVSWNTMIAGYAQDGQMDKAIQFFHEMVKKNRVSWNCVISGFIQNGFYVEALQHFKMMRKEGKDPDWSTFACALSGCANLVALQVGTQLHNLLLKSGHIIDIFAANALITMYARCGRILTARQVFDEMVSVDLVSWNSLIAGHALNGYAKAAISIFREMKKNGVAPDEVTFIGLLSACSHAGMVDDGLELFYSMSRDYPMTPVAEHYACVVDLLGRAGRLEEALKLVKGMPIKANASIWGSLLGACRMHKNPEVANVAAEKLFEFEPHNTSNYVLLSNIHAEAGSWAEVERVRVLMKERGVWKQPARSWIEIKNEVHSFSSDDSTKPRAAEVFMVLRVLNAQMRNIGHMYDSSLLGCG, encoded by the coding sequence ATGAGTTCCCAGCTCAGAGCCATAGGCTGCAGAGGAAGCCTGGTGTTCACCCAGAATCTGAAGTTAACGCAGCTCGCAAAGTCCGGCAGGATCGAGGAAGCCATCGGCGTCTTCCGTGGCATGACGAACCGTAACACCGTAACATACAATTCGATGATCTCAGCTTACGCGAAGAATGGTCGCGTCGTGGAAGCGCGACGGCTGTTCGATCAAATGCCCTACAGAAATCTTGTTTCTTGGAACACCATGATCGCCGGCTACTCGCACAATGGCTGCGTCGCTGAAGCGGCTGAGCTGTTCGACAGAATGCACAAGAGAGATGTATTTTCGTGGACTTTGATGATCACGTGCTACACCCGGAATGGAGAATTGGAGGAGGCCAGGCGTCTCTTTGATCGAATGCCTGGGGAGAAGAACTCGGTCTGCTACAACGCAATGATCTCGGGTTACGCGAAGAGTAGTAGATTTGAAGATGCCATTGAGTTGCTCGATTCTATGCCGTGTAAGGATTTGGTTTCCTGGAACTCTGTTCTTTCTGGCTATACGCAGAACGGGAAGATGGGGATGGGCTCAAAGTTCTTTGATCGGATGCCAGAGAAAGATGTAGTTTCATGGAATTTAATGGTCGAGGGTTTTGTTAGGGTTGGAGATTTGGTCTCAGCATTCGAGTGTTTTAGGAGAATTCCAGACCCAAATGTTATCTCTTGGGTGACGCTGCTCAATGGATACTGCAAGAGTGGTTGCATCGTCGAGGGCAGGAGAATATTTGATCAGATGCCCGAGAAGAATGTGGTTTCTTGGAATGCGATGCTTGCAGGTTATATTCGTTGTCTGCGAGTCGATGAGGCTTCTCAATTGTTTATGGAAATGCCAGAGAGGAACTCGATATCCTGGACGACAATGATTGATGGATATGTTCGCATTGGGAAGCTCAGTGAAGCAAGAAATTTGCTTAATATGATGCCATTTAAAGATGTTGTGGCACAAACTGCACTGATTAATGGGTATGTGCAGAGGATGAAGATGGATGAAGCTCATCATATTTTCAGGGAAATCAGTACTCCGGATGTTGTCTGTTGGAATACAATGATCTCTGGCTATGCACAATGTGGAAGAATGGATGAAGCTTTGAAGTTGTTTATGAGAATGCCAAAGAAGGATGTGGTATCTTGGAATACCATGATTGCAGGTTATGCTCAGGATGGTCAAATGGACAAAGCAATTCAATTTTTCCACGAAATGGTAAAAAAGAATAGGGTTTCCTGGAATTGTGTAATCTCTGGGTTCATCCAAAATGGGTTCTATGTGGAGGCACTCCAGCATTTCAAGATGATGAGAAAGGAAGGGAAGGATCCTGATTGGTCTACATTTGCATGTGCTCTCAGTGGTTGTGCTAATCTAGTGGCTTTGCAGGTTGGAACTCAACTCCACAATCTTCTTCTCAAAAGTGGACATATTATTGATATCTTTGCTGCTAATGCATTGATAACTATGTATGCAAGGTGTGGAAGGATCTTGACAGCGAGACAGGTTTTTGATGAGATGGTATCCGTGGATCTTGTTTCCTGGAATTCATTGATTGCTGGCCATGCCTTGAATGGTTATGCAAAAGCGGCAATTTCAATCTTTCGGGAAATGAAAAAGAATGGGGTTGCTCCCGATGAGGTCACCTTCATTGGTCTTTTATCTGCGTGCAGTCATGCAGGAATGGTTGATGATGGATTAGAACTTTTTTACTCCATGTCTAGGGACTACCCAATGACTCCAGTGGCTGAGCACTATGCTTGTGTTGTTGACTTGCTAGGTCGTGCTGGGAGGTTAGAAGAAGCATTGAAACTGGTTAAGGGAATGCCAATCAAGGCAAATGCCAGCATATGGGGCTCCTTACTTGGTGCCTGTCGAATGCATAAGAATCCAGAAGTTGCAAATGTTGCTGCTGAGAAGTTATTTGAATTTGAACCTCACAATACTTCAAATTATGTGCTTTTGTCAAACATACACGCTGAGGCTGGTAGTTGGGCTGAAGTTGAGAGAGTGAGGGTTTTGATGAAAGAGAGAGGAGTTTGGAAGCAACCTGCACGCAGCTGGATTGAAATTAAGAATGAAGTTCATTCTTTCTCTTCTGATGATTCTACAAAGCCAAGGGCAGCAGAGGTCTTCATGGTTTTAAGAGTGCTGAATGCACAAATGAGAAACATAGGGCATATGTATGATTCTTCTTTGTTAGGTTGTGGGTAG
- the LOC135605964 gene encoding actin-depolymerizing factor 11-like, with translation MAFLRSHSNASSGMGVADDCKHIFLELQRKKTHRYVVFKIDEKRKEVIVEKIGGATESYDDFMASLPENDCRYAIYDFDFVTEENCQKSKIFFIAWSPSVSRIRAKMLYAASKDRFRRELDGVHYELQATDTSELDLEILRERAH, from the exons ATGGCCTTCCTTCGATCCCAC TCAAATGCTTCCTCTGGAATGGGTGTCGCTGATGATTGCAAGCATATCTTCTTAGAGCTTCAGAGGAAGAAGACACACAGGTACGTGGTTTTCAAAATTGACGAGAAACGGAAGGAGGTTATTGTGGAAAAGATTGGAGGTGCAACTGAGAGCTATGATGATTTTATGGCTTCTCTCCCTGAAAATGATTGCCGTTATGCGATCTATGATTTTGACTTTGTGACTGAAGAGAACTGTCAGAAAAGCAAGATATTTTTCATTGCCTG GTCCCCTTCTGTTTCTCGAATCCGGGCTAAGATGTTGTATGCAGCCTCCAAGGATCGGTTCAGGAGAGAACTGGATGGTGTTCACTATGAGCTTCAGGCTACTGACACCTCAGAGCTGGACCTCGAAATCCTTAGAGAACGAGCACATTAA
- the LOC135605952 gene encoding uncharacterized protein LOC135605952 isoform X2 codes for MPRNMSRTLARQPVIFVRHRHYRSLIACRRRQRAMAAHPRRYSCETAAETLQWMNAIADFIRPYKPLLDAHVVNFFKDRLWELVDDQWMDCLRKESVEALLKLPSGSAQEYWPDSLKQFLCNLRFLVLPRERELMHQMLPNLHVASLGTVLAQGMNLKKKHEVEILAAVVSWIAHDSGAETIIDVGSGQGYLAQALSFQYQHPVIAIDASLHHANVTNARAERIKKHYAAKKSSPHLKVPRTITCNILSSEALTDLSITSLCEDNTEESTGRGNKSEFGDSESSKPSVAKAINLYNKQQHSSAFFVLAGLHACGDLSVNMLRSFVGCEHVRALIGIGCCYNLLSEDCLEKTDNSCGFPISNAAKLSSLVLGKNARDLACQSAERWRILTADAALQNFDVHALRAAFQLVLDKYFPEILVSSPSIGRQGKALRRQQCRRLRESELCCKDDRCSFFEVSGKLSYSNAKGCQEFDVEGSNNYLLFKEFCKSGLTRLGCMFSEDIDLLEIWKEAQPYTEFIGPFWALRAALGPLVESYILLHRLLFLQEQGNSVEAFLFPIFDPTLSPRNIAVIARRK; via the exons ATGCCACGTAACATGAGCCGAACGCTTGCTCGGCAGCCCGTTATATTTGTTCGGCATCGCCACTACCGCTCGCTCATTGCTTGCAGACGGCGGCAGAGGGCGATGGCCGCACACCCTCGCCGCTATTCTTGCGAGACCGCGGCTGAAACCCTACAATGGATGAACGCCATCGCTGATTTCATCCGCCCCTACAAGCCCCTCCTCGACGCCCACGTCGTCAATTTCTTCAAG GATAGGTTGTGGGAGTTGGTGGACGACCAGTGGATGGATTGCCTCCGGAAAGAATCTGTGGAGGCTCTCTTGAAGTTGCCGTCTGGTTCTGCTCAG GAATACTGGCCCGATTCACTTAAACAATTTCTGTGCAACTTAAGGTTCCTCGTCCTTCCGCGGGAGCGAGAATTGATGCACCAG ATGTTACCTAATTTGCATGTAGCTTCACTGGGTACTGTTCTTGCTCAAGGCATGAATTTGAAGAAAAAGCATGAA GTGGAGATACTTGCTGCAGTTGTCAGTTGGATTGCGCATGATTCTGGAGCAGAAACAATTATTGATGTTGGTTCTGGTCAG GGTTATCTTGCTCAAGCGCTATCGTTTCAATATCAACATCCTGTCATAGCAATTGATGCTTCTTTGCACCATGCAAATGTTACAAATGCCCGGGCAGAGAGAATTAAAAAGCATTATGCAGCTAAAAAGT CAAGCCCACATCTCAAAGTGCCTCGGACCATCACTTGCAATATTCTCTCAAGTGAAGCACTAACAGATTTAAGTATCACTTCTTTATGTGAGGACAATACTGAAGAATCAACGGGACGTGGTAATAAATCTGAATTTGGTGACTCTGAAAGTTCAAAGCCAAGCGTTGCTAAAGCaattaatttatataataaacaacAGCACAGTAGTGCCTTTTTCGTTCTTGCCGGACTCCATGCTTGTGGTGACCTCTCAGTGAACATGCTTAG GTCCTTTGTCGGCTGCGAACATGTTAGAGCTTTAATTGGCATTGGTTGTTGTTACAACTTACTTTCTGAAGACTGTTTAGAGAAGACTGACAACTCATGTGGCTTCCCAATCAGTAATGCTGCTAAACTGTCTAGTCTAGTCCTTGGAAAAAATGCGCGTGATCTTGCTTGTCAG AGTGCTGAAAGATGGCGAATTCTTACTGCAGATGCCGCCCTTCAAAATTTTGATGTACATGCCCTTCGTGCTGCCTTTCAACTG GTTTTGGACAAATACTTTCCAGAAATTTTAGTGTCAAGTCCATCAATTGGTCGACAAGGGAAAGCTCTACGACGCCAACAGTGTAGGAGACTTCGAGAATCTGAACTGTGCTGTAAAG ATGACAGGTGTAGCTTTTTTGAAGTATCAGGAAAATTGAGTTACAGTAATGCCAAGGGATGCCAAGAGTTTGATGTTGAGGGATCCAACAATTATTTGCTTTTTAAAGAGTTCTGCAAGTCTGGACTAACTCGCCTTGGGTGTATGTTCTCTGAGGATATTGATCTACTGGAGATATGGAAGGAAGCCCAACCTTATACT GAATTTATAGGTCCTTTTTGGGCTCTCCGTGCAGCTCTAGGGCCACTGGTGGAGAGTTACATTTTGCTTCATAGGTTATTGTTCTTGCAAGAACAAGGAAATTCTGTGGAAGCGTTTTTGTTCCCTATTTTTGATCCTACTTTATCACCTAGAAACATAGCAGTAATTGCTCGAAGAAAGTGA
- the LOC135605969 gene encoding uncharacterized protein LOC135605969 has protein sequence MVSSHPLSLTASASTSPASTSSSFPSFLEPPVRLDLLSSMEVEVSLREGKTGPVTLDLLGGGVAVGPKDLDLGLKPSFGCHGDLHPLDLNLLPDDVFGRKKKAAAAPCPRSQSVCTIEQVKWALERAQRESRGRVTAQRRGQAAPGSPGYSSPSSSSSSSVTTVSTKRQAEDGHEGGEEGSEDGEDSGGGGASLVAAGCPSCLSYVLISKANPRCPRCESQVPLPTAPQKKKPRIDLNLALTPQ, from the exons ATGGTGTCCTCCCACCCGCTCTCATTAACTGCGTCCGCAAGCACATCCCCTGCATCTACTTCTTCAAGCTTCCCGTCATTCTTAGAACCGCCTGTGCGGTTGGACCTCTTGTCGTCGATGGAGGTCGAGGTGAGCTTAAGGGAAGGGAAGACGGGTCCGGTGACCCTGGACCTTCTCGGTGGCGGCGTGGCGGTCGGGCCTAAGGATCTTGATCTTGGCTTGAAGCCTTCCTTCGGTTGCCATGGCGATCTCCACCCACTG GATCTTAACCTGCTTCCGGATGACGTTTTCGGCCGGAAGAagaaggcggcggcggcgccgTGTCCCCGGAGTCAGAGCGTGTGCACCATCGAGCAGGTGAAGTGGGCGCTCGAGCGGGCGCAGCGCGAGTCGCGTGGCAGGGTAACGGCGCAACGGCGGGGGCAGGCAGCGCCGGGCAGCCCCGGCTACTCCTCGCCCtcctcgtcatcgtcgtcgtcggtcACGACGGTGTCGACGAAGCGGCAGGCGGAGGACGGGCACGAGGGCGGGGAGGAGGGGTCGGAGGACGGGGAAGACTCAGGCGGGGGCGGCGCAAGTCTGGTGGCGGCGGGGTGCCCCAGCTGCCTCTCCTACGTGCTGATCTCCAAGGCCAACCCGCGCTGCCCCCGCTGCGAGTCGCAGGTGCCGCTGCCCACTGCGCCGCAGAAGAAGAAGCCACGAATTGATCTCAACCTCGCCCTCACTCCCCAATAA